In one Dunckerocampus dactyliophorus isolate RoL2022-P2 chromosome 9, RoL_Ddac_1.1, whole genome shotgun sequence genomic region, the following are encoded:
- the tmem169b gene encoding transmembrane protein 169 yields the protein MDSVEESHTEGEGSPQIISLRSDASVNHDGDLGPSVRRKRRKKKEQRPESVIIYRSDMERAPGEDQGGEEEGAQRSTEEGAKFLCTPTNEGGGWSLPPDSRYVTLTGTITRGKKKGQVVDIHVTMTEKELRELAMSKERLNAECEAGDDSKRACRLGVCQGPHVVLWSISCAPVVFILSFITSFYYGTLTWYNVFLVYNEERTFWHKITICPFLIIFYPVLIMPMALSLALYSAVVQVSWALSGWWQAVRDLEKGFCGWACGKMGLEDCSPYSIIELLDSDTVSGTLQSKAPSELAQTSSV from the exons ATGGACAGTGTGGAGGAATCTCATACTGAAGGAGAAGGCAGCCCTCAGATCATCTCTCTCAGGTCTGACGCATCAGTCAACCATGATGGAGACCTGGGGCCGTCTgtaaggaggaagaggaggaagaagaaagagCAGCGTCCCGAGTCCGTCATCATTTACCGCTCTGACATGGAGAGGGCACCTGGCGAGGACCAAGGAGGTGAAGAAGAGGGAGCCCAGAGAAGCACGGAGGAAGGGGCTAAATTCCTCTGCACACCTACCAATGAAG GCGGAGGCTGGAGCCTCCCCCCAGACAGCCGCTATGTGACGCTGACAGGCACCATCACACGGGGCAAGAAGAAAGGCCAGGTGGTAGACATCCATGTTACTATGACTGAGAAGGAGCTCCGTGAGCTGGCTATGTCAAAGGAGCGGCTCAATGCAGAATGCGAGGCAGGGGATGACTCGAAGCGTGCGTGCAGGTTGGGTGTATGTCAGGGACCCCATGTTGTACTGTGGAGCATCTCCTGTGCCCCCGTTGTCTTCATCCTCTCCTTCATCACCTCCTTCTACTATGGCACTCTGACCTGGTACAACGTTTTCCTGGTATACAACGAGGAGCGGACATTCTGGCACAAGATTACAATCTGCCCCTTCCTCATCATCTTCTACCCGGTGCTCATCATGCCCATGGCGCTGTCTCTAGCGCTTTACTCCGCCGTGGTGCAGGTGTCCTGGGCCCTCAGTGGGTGGTGGCAGGCTGTGAGGGACCTGGAGAAGGGCTTCTGCGGTTGGGCCTGCGGGAAGATGGGTCTGGAGGACTGCTCCCCCTACAGCATCATAGAGCTGCTGGACTCCGACACCGTCTCTGGCACTCTGCAGAGCAAAGCCCCAAGTGAACTCGCCCAGACGTCGTCAGTGTGA